One Spirochaeta africana DSM 8902 genomic window carries:
- a CDS encoding RNA recognition motif domain-containing protein, producing the protein MNILIRNLPRRVTETELRQLFTPYGEITALNIVMDPQTRTSKGFGFVEMPEVKQAKAAIHGLNGKKIDGQAIRVKSTLARKK; encoded by the coding sequence ATGAACATACTGATTCGAAACCTGCCGCGACGGGTGACCGAGACCGAACTGCGCCAGCTGTTCACCCCATACGGTGAGATAACCGCGCTGAACATTGTCATGGACCCACAAACCCGTACCTCCAAGGGATTCGGGTTTGTGGAGATGCCGGAGGTCAAACAGGCCAAGGCGGCGATTCACGGTCTGAACGGCAAGAAGATCGACGGGCAGGCAATCCGGGTAAAGTCCACCCTGGCCCGCAAGAAGTAG
- a CDS encoding PAS domain-containing protein — MKALSSALDGKTILLVEDEVILAQAQQSLLEKHGAVVLTACTGETAINTAADHPHIDLVLMDIQLGAGMDGTEAARQILAQRELPLIFVSSHTEPEVVERTEQITSYGYVVKGSSSTVLLAAIRMAFRLFATRQSQADAIRRLEHSQQLLRYIVENTRSAVAVHDTELHYIYVSRKYLEAFRVTEQQVIGKHHYEVFPDIPEKWREVHRRALAGEVLGATDDPFERLDGSIDWTTWECRPWYQYDGSIGGIVVYTEVVNERKQAELRLRASEENLRITLDSIGDGVIATDQHGCVQRMNPVAEQLCGMPIEQARNRPLEEVFRIISSVTREPSPNPVQRVLETGRIVGLANHTALLSHKGSEYHIADSAAPIRDADGSIVGVVLVFRDVTEEYEAAAERSRMLREREMLLKETHHRIKNNMSTVYNLLLLQADEQDDTDAGEVLQNAAGRVYSMMLLYDKLYRSERYAQVSFQDFLDPLVQEILEQFADSRRIQAEVHAEAVELTARQASSLGIILNELVTNSVKHAFEPYEHGRIRVSLVCSGQNARLQYSDNGRGLPSLDAVAQSDSFGMELVRMQAEQCGGQLTILDSSGSDSGAVFQVEFPLG; from the coding sequence ATGAAGGCGCTATCGTCCGCACTGGACGGAAAAACCATACTTCTGGTCGAGGACGAGGTGATTCTTGCCCAGGCTCAACAGAGCCTGCTGGAGAAACACGGTGCAGTCGTGCTGACTGCCTGCACAGGCGAAACCGCGATTAATACCGCCGCTGACCACCCGCACATCGATCTGGTGCTGATGGATATTCAACTGGGTGCGGGCATGGATGGCACCGAGGCAGCTCGACAGATTCTGGCGCAGCGTGAACTGCCGCTTATCTTTGTCTCCTCACATACCGAACCGGAGGTTGTCGAGCGTACCGAGCAGATAACTTCGTACGGATATGTGGTGAAGGGATCCAGTTCGACCGTACTGCTGGCGGCTATCCGGATGGCATTCCGTCTGTTTGCAACCCGGCAATCCCAGGCCGATGCCATCCGGCGTCTGGAGCATTCGCAGCAGCTGCTGCGCTACATCGTGGAGAATACCCGCAGTGCGGTAGCGGTACATGATACCGAACTGCACTATATCTATGTCAGCCGCAAGTACCTCGAGGCCTTCAGGGTCACCGAGCAGCAGGTAATCGGGAAGCATCACTACGAAGTGTTTCCCGATATTCCCGAGAAATGGCGCGAGGTTCATCGCCGTGCCCTGGCCGGAGAGGTGCTGGGGGCCACAGACGATCCCTTCGAGCGTCTGGACGGCAGTATCGACTGGACCACCTGGGAATGCCGCCCGTGGTACCAGTACGACGGCAGCATTGGCGGGATTGTGGTGTACACAGAGGTGGTGAACGAGCGCAAGCAGGCCGAGCTGCGGCTGCGTGCCAGTGAAGAAAACCTGCGCATTACCCTGGACTCGATTGGTGACGGGGTGATCGCCACCGATCAGCACGGCTGTGTGCAGCGGATGAACCCTGTTGCTGAGCAGCTGTGTGGTATGCCGATCGAACAGGCCCGCAATCGTCCCCTGGAGGAGGTGTTTCGTATCATCAGTTCGGTTACCCGTGAGCCGAGTCCCAACCCGGTGCAGCGTGTCCTGGAGACCGGACGAATCGTGGGGCTGGCAAATCACACTGCCTTGCTGAGCCACAAGGGTAGCGAATACCATATCGCGGATTCGGCTGCACCGATTCGCGATGCAGACGGGAGTATTGTCGGTGTGGTGCTGGTGTTTCGGGATGTAACCGAGGAATACGAGGCGGCGGCAGAGCGCTCCAGGATGCTGCGGGAGCGTGAGATGCTGCTCAAGGAAACCCATCACCGCATCAAGAACAACATGAGTACTGTGTACAATCTTCTGCTGCTGCAGGCAGATGAGCAGGATGACACCGATGCCGGCGAGGTGCTACAGAATGCTGCGGGGCGGGTATACAGCATGATGCTGTTATACGACAAGCTGTATCGCAGCGAACGGTATGCACAGGTCTCTTTTCAGGATTTTCTTGATCCGCTAGTGCAGGAAATCCTGGAACAGTTTGCCGATTCCCGCCGCATCCAGGCCGAGGTCCATGCCGAGGCTGTCGAACTCACCGCCCGCCAGGCATCATCGCTTGGTATAATCCTGAATGAGCTGGTGACCAACAGTGTCAAGCATGCCTTCGAGCCGTACGAGCACGGTCGGATTCGGGTGTCGCTGGTATGCAGCGGGCAAAACGCCAGGCTTCAGTACAGCGATAATGGCCGGGGGCTGCCGAGCCTGGATGCAGTTGCGCAGAGTGACAGCTTCGGGATGGAGTTGGTCCGTATGCAGGCCGAGCAGTGCGGTGGGCAGCTGACGATCCTTGACTCATCCGGTTCCGATTCCGGTGCCGTTTTTCAGGTTGAGTTTCCGTTGGGCTGA
- a CDS encoding helix-turn-helix transcriptional regulator, producing MEQQVSSCVRQVRTRLELTQAQLAGRVGVTRQTIIAIEKGNYTPSVLLALKLAKVLGCSVESLFSCVEESAEAIASGR from the coding sequence ATGGAGCAGCAAGTTTCCTCCTGCGTCCGTCAGGTGCGAACCCGTCTCGAACTTACCCAGGCACAGCTTGCAGGCAGGGTAGGGGTAACCCGGCAGACCATTATTGCCATCGAGAAAGGCAACTACACCCCATCGGTCTTGCTGGCTCTCAAGCTGGCGAAAGTGCTGGGCTGCAGTGTAGAGAGTCTGTTCTCCTGCGTCGAGGAATCGGCAGAAGCTATCGCGTCCGGCCGCTGA
- a CDS encoding nucleoside kinase yields MTQLQIRLGEQQRDFHQYVSVHDALQAFGIAPELPVIGALHNNYIKGLNAGISTSGDLQPVRLDSSQGHRIYRKSLCFLMNLAAHRIFGKDIPRISHSLGDGYFFYPPEGSPLPMEKIAELKQEMHRLVEADLPITPRVVSYAEALDIFDTPGREETHLLVQQRNQRKVNCQECDGFYDLDHFPLASRTGVLSVWDLVPYEHGLVLQFPPKGLPLRLQKLQDKPLLFGVFNEYNRWGRILGIPNLPHLNKLAGTREIAHFIAVAEALHDRKLSGIADQIAARREEVKVVLIAGPSSAGKTTFSKKLAIHLEVVGFRPRVIGLDNYFVPREQTPLDEHGQYDFEALGALDIELLNQHLLALAAGDEVAIPVFDFKIGNRKPEGTRLRLEPNDILIMEGIHGLNPDLVPRIPRSQTFRIYISALTQLNLDSHNRISTTDNRLIRRMVRDSQFRGYTAEHTLQRWPSVRRGEDRNIFPFQETADTFFNSALDYELSVLRTYALPMLRTVSPQSPEFASAAILTEFLENFHPILPEKVPRLSILREFIGGSGFSY; encoded by the coding sequence ATGACACAACTGCAGATACGGCTGGGCGAACAGCAGCGGGATTTCCATCAATATGTATCGGTACACGATGCGCTACAGGCCTTCGGGATAGCACCTGAACTCCCGGTGATTGGTGCCTTGCACAATAACTATATCAAAGGCTTGAATGCCGGGATCAGCACCAGCGGGGACTTGCAACCAGTACGGCTGGATTCTTCGCAGGGGCATCGTATCTACCGTAAATCCCTGTGCTTCCTTATGAATCTGGCTGCCCATCGCATTTTCGGGAAGGATATTCCGCGAATCAGTCATTCGCTGGGCGACGGCTATTTCTTTTATCCACCAGAAGGCAGTCCGCTGCCTATGGAGAAGATTGCCGAGCTGAAACAGGAGATGCACCGGCTGGTAGAGGCCGACCTTCCGATCACCCCGCGGGTAGTATCCTATGCCGAGGCCCTGGATATCTTCGATACCCCCGGGCGTGAGGAGACCCATCTGCTGGTTCAGCAGCGCAATCAGCGCAAGGTAAACTGTCAGGAGTGTGACGGGTTCTACGACCTTGACCACTTTCCCCTGGCCTCACGAACCGGGGTGCTGAGTGTATGGGATCTGGTACCGTACGAACATGGACTGGTGCTGCAGTTCCCCCCCAAGGGTCTGCCACTGCGCCTGCAAAAGCTGCAGGACAAACCCCTGCTGTTCGGGGTGTTCAACGAATATAACCGCTGGGGACGGATTCTGGGGATTCCGAACCTGCCCCACCTGAATAAACTGGCCGGCACTCGCGAGATTGCCCATTTTATCGCGGTGGCCGAGGCGCTGCATGATCGCAAGCTGAGCGGGATTGCCGACCAGATCGCAGCCCGCCGCGAGGAGGTAAAGGTTGTGCTTATCGCCGGACCAAGCTCGGCCGGCAAGACTACCTTCTCAAAAAAGCTGGCCATCCACCTTGAGGTCGTCGGATTTCGTCCGCGGGTAATCGGACTGGACAACTACTTTGTCCCGAGGGAGCAGACCCCGCTGGATGAACACGGACAGTACGATTTCGAGGCCCTGGGGGCACTGGATATCGAGCTGCTGAATCAACATCTGCTGGCGCTGGCTGCCGGCGATGAGGTCGCGATACCGGTGTTCGACTTCAAGATCGGCAACCGCAAGCCGGAGGGCACTCGCCTGCGTCTGGAGCCCAACGATATACTGATCATGGAAGGGATCCACGGCCTGAATCCGGATCTGGTACCCCGGATCCCGCGCAGCCAGACCTTCCGGATCTATATCTCGGCACTCACCCAGCTGAATCTGGACAGCCATAACCGCATATCCACTACCGACAACCGGCTTATCCGGCGTATGGTTCGCGATTCCCAGTTCCGCGGCTACACAGCCGAGCATACCCTGCAGCGCTGGCCGTCGGTACGCCGTGGTGAGGACCGCAATATTTTCCCGTTTCAGGAAACAGCGGACACGTTTTTCAACAGCGCCCTGGATTACGAGCTTTCGGTACTGCGCACTTATGCCTTGCCGATGCTGCGAACGGTATCCCCGCAATCCCCGGAGTTTGCATCGGCTGCCATCCTGACAGAATTTCTGGAGAACTTTCATCCGATTCTGCCGGAAAAGGTACCCAGGCTGTCGATACTGCGAGAGTTCATCGGGGGCTCCGGCTTCAGCTACTGA
- a CDS encoding nitrilase-related carbon-nitrogen hydrolase: MLIHQFRHYLMAAVIVVILAGLVPVALQAEPVSLAVVQTEIDQEDFASLRTFTGMITRHVEEAVAMGADLVVFPEYLNVFLATVPYHQLIADATSLAEGLHIIFSDPARPQSARELFVQQAPAVRRTMDRIYGRLADTHNIYILAGTYFAVDAGPAGNLAELNRAESDDSQLRLTNRSVLYGPHGNAVHEQDKVFLTPIEEDLLELDAGRIADVHGIEVYGMDVGITICRDTFFPIWDEVHAERDLWIDLRAEGTAWEPGREDFTELMPERLRESGSSYGATAALTGEFLDLFWEGKSSVTAVQGSRPKIVAMTESHRGDEILVFELTAN, from the coding sequence ATGTTGATACATCAATTCAGGCATTATCTGATGGCAGCTGTTATAGTGGTTATCCTGGCAGGGCTGGTACCGGTAGCACTGCAGGCCGAACCGGTCTCCCTGGCAGTGGTACAGACCGAGATTGACCAGGAAGACTTTGCCTCACTGCGTACATTCACCGGGATGATTACCCGGCATGTTGAGGAGGCGGTAGCCATGGGTGCTGATCTGGTGGTATTTCCGGAGTATTTGAATGTCTTTCTGGCAACCGTACCCTACCACCAGCTGATCGCCGATGCCACCAGTCTGGCCGAGGGGCTGCACATCATCTTTTCCGATCCGGCCCGTCCGCAGTCTGCCCGGGAGCTGTTTGTACAACAGGCACCTGCGGTCCGGCGCACTATGGACCGGATATACGGCCGCCTGGCCGACACACACAACATCTATATCCTGGCAGGAACCTATTTTGCTGTTGACGCAGGACCCGCCGGCAATCTCGCCGAGTTGAACCGCGCTGAGAGCGATGACAGCCAGCTTCGGTTGACCAACCGCAGTGTCCTGTATGGTCCCCACGGTAACGCCGTGCACGAGCAGGACAAGGTTTTTCTGACCCCGATTGAGGAGGACCTGCTGGAGTTAGATGCCGGTCGTATTGCCGATGTGCACGGGATTGAGGTATACGGTATGGATGTAGGGATTACCATCTGCCGTGATACCTTCTTCCCGATATGGGATGAGGTACATGCAGAGCGGGATCTCTGGATCGATCTGCGTGCGGAGGGCACCGCATGGGAACCAGGCCGGGAGGATTTTACCGAACTCATGCCTGAGCGTCTGCGAGAGAGCGGCAGCAGCTACGGCGCGACCGCCGCCCTGACCGGGGAGTTCCTCGACCTGTTCTGGGAGGGAAAATCCTCGGTAACCGCGGTACAAGGCAGCAGGCCGAAGATTGTAGCGATGACCGAATCCCATCGCGGTGACGAGATACTTGTTTTTGAACTCACGGCAAACTGA
- a CDS encoding methylenetetrahydrofolate reductase, which yields MNHLYTSLQQRESGLLVYGLTPPKVDNPVEKNRRITERRISRISQSPLDGVVVYDIQDEDTRTDAERPFPFLETIPSYTYADHDLHGLELPKIVYLSVGKYTPEELDTILGNLQERIVVFVGSPSPEFPARTSLRQAYEMYQKYRSRLVLGGVTIAERHRKHHNEHQKLLRKSAAGVSFFVSQCIFNAELFKDLLSDYYHICEDEGLPMQPVLMTLTPCGSLKTLEFIKWLGIQVPRWMENDIKRNRDILHYSMRMAREIFQNISDFCSDKGIPVGCNIESVAVNREEVLASFELARQIRDLQQR from the coding sequence ATGAATCATCTGTACACGAGCTTGCAGCAGCGGGAAAGCGGCCTGCTGGTATACGGTTTAACCCCTCCCAAGGTCGATAATCCTGTCGAGAAAAACCGGCGCATCACCGAACGGCGCATCAGCCGCATCAGCCAGTCTCCACTTGACGGTGTGGTGGTGTATGACATTCAGGACGAGGATACCCGCACCGATGCAGAACGCCCCTTTCCGTTTCTTGAGACGATCCCCTCGTATACCTATGCCGACCACGATCTGCACGGGCTGGAGCTGCCGAAGATCGTCTACCTGAGTGTCGGCAAGTATACCCCCGAGGAACTGGACACAATCCTTGGCAATCTGCAGGAGAGAATCGTGGTATTTGTCGGCAGCCCGTCTCCGGAGTTTCCAGCCAGGACCTCCCTGCGTCAGGCGTACGAGATGTACCAGAAGTACCGCTCCCGCCTTGTATTAGGTGGGGTAACCATCGCCGAGCGCCATCGCAAACACCATAACGAGCACCAGAAGCTGCTGCGCAAGAGCGCTGCCGGGGTCAGCTTCTTTGTATCTCAGTGTATATTCAATGCCGAGCTGTTCAAGGATCTGCTCTCTGATTACTACCATATCTGCGAGGACGAGGGGCTGCCGATGCAGCCGGTACTGATGACCCTTACCCCATGCGGTTCGCTCAAGACCCTGGAGTTTATCAAGTGGCTGGGCATCCAGGTTCCGCGCTGGATGGAGAACGACATCAAACGCAACCGCGACATCCTGCACTATTCCATGCGTATGGCTCGGGAGATCTTCCAGAACATAAGTGACTTCTGCAGCGACAAAGGGATCCCGGTGGGCTGTAATATCGAGAGCGTTGCGGTGAATCGCGAGGAGGTGCTGGCCTCCTTTGAGCTGGCCCGGCAGATCCGCGACCTCCAGCAGCGATAA
- a CDS encoding metal-sensitive transcriptional regulator, which yields MIDMDLKTRLQSRLRRVEGQVSGVARMVEQDRYCMDVLAQTRAIISAMRKVEQEILKNHMQTCVIEAFEHGDTAERERKIAEVIRSIDTLGG from the coding sequence ATGATAGACATGGATCTCAAGACCCGGCTCCAGTCCCGGCTGCGTCGGGTCGAGGGGCAGGTAAGCGGGGTTGCCCGTATGGTCGAGCAGGATCGCTATTGTATGGATGTCCTGGCACAGACCAGAGCGATAATCTCGGCCATGCGCAAGGTGGAGCAGGAGATCCTGAAGAACCACATGCAGACCTGTGTTATCGAAGCATTTGAACATGGGGATACGGCTGAACGCGAACGCAAGATTGCCGAGGTGATACGTTCGATCGATACACTCGGCGGCTGA
- a CDS encoding heavy-metal-associated domain-containing protein, with product MGLFSRTPSVQFSVANMNCGHCEAKITERVQSMPGVSRVKADSSSKKLEIWYADAAPTAAQVNEALADTDYRVQDC from the coding sequence ATGGGACTTTTTTCACGTACGCCGTCGGTGCAGTTCAGCGTTGCCAACATGAACTGTGGTCACTGCGAAGCCAAAATAACCGAACGGGTCCAAAGTATGCCGGGGGTTTCCCGGGTAAAGGCCGACAGCAGCAGCAAGAAGCTGGAGATCTGGTACGCTGATGCAGCCCCGACCGCCGCACAGGTGAACGAGGCGCTGGCAGACACCGATTACCGGGTACAGGACTGTTAG
- a CDS encoding patatin-like phospholipase family protein — protein MIHSALVVEGGAMRGIFSCGILDSFLQHDYRPFDLCIGVSAGANNLSGYLAGMYQRNYRIYTDYSLRRRFINKWRFFRGGDVLDLDWLWEITIREMPLDLTAVQQHPAAYLVGVTRADTGQIEYLEPEQTPLADLLKASSAVPLFYRKPVRLHGTPYVDGGIAEPIPVHEAVARGAERILVLRSRPASYRMDTRARHRLSAAVLRNHPRLVETIRRRASHYNETVEYLRNPPAGITIQEINPPEDFALGRLTTDRRLLEHSYQYGREIGDRIAAGG, from the coding sequence ATGATACATAGTGCCTTGGTTGTTGAGGGTGGCGCCATGCGCGGCATTTTTTCCTGCGGTATACTGGACAGCTTTCTGCAGCATGACTACCGTCCCTTTGATCTCTGCATCGGGGTTTCGGCTGGCGCCAACAATCTCTCCGGCTACCTTGCCGGGATGTACCAGCGCAACTATCGAATCTACACCGATTATTCCCTGCGTCGTCGCTTCATCAACAAGTGGCGGTTTTTTCGCGGCGGTGATGTACTTGATCTGGACTGGCTGTGGGAGATCACCATTCGGGAGATGCCTCTTGATCTGACCGCGGTGCAGCAGCATCCGGCAGCATACCTGGTTGGGGTAACCCGTGCCGACACCGGGCAAATAGAGTATCTGGAGCCGGAGCAGACACCCTTGGCAGACCTGCTGAAAGCCTCCAGCGCGGTACCGCTGTTCTACCGGAAGCCGGTCAGGCTGCATGGCACCCCCTATGTCGATGGCGGCATTGCTGAACCGATACCGGTACACGAGGCAGTCGCCCGCGGAGCTGAAAGGATACTGGTCCTGCGTTCCCGCCCGGCATCCTACCGGATGGACACCCGGGCACGGCATCGCTTGTCGGCAGCTGTGTTGCGCAATCATCCCCGACTGGTGGAGACCATTCGCCGTCGAGCCAGCCACTACAACGAAACCGTTGAGTATCTGCGCAATCCCCCCGCCGGGATAACCATTCAGGAGATCAACCCGCCCGAGGATTTTGCCTTGGGCCGCCTGACGACCGACCGCAGGCTGCTTGAACACAGTTATCAATACGGGCGGGAGATCGGCGACCGGATCGCTGCCGGGGGTTAA
- a CDS encoding GNAT family N-acetyltransferase has translation MAAAVIRPVTIADAPAIADIYSYYIRHTTATFDTAEIAPPAMQEKIVAAVTDYPYLVLEENGELIGYSCVSAWKPRAAFLRSGEVSIYLHQEHTGKGHGRRLLGALLDRAPDYGLHSLISGIALPNPGSEALHLSLGFTHTGLMREMGFKFDRYIDIAYYQYIVPD, from the coding sequence ATGGCAGCTGCAGTCATCCGTCCGGTTACGATCGCCGACGCACCGGCAATCGCTGATATATATTCCTACTACATCCGACACACTACCGCAACCTTTGACACCGCCGAAATAGCACCCCCGGCAATGCAGGAGAAGATTGTGGCCGCGGTGACCGATTACCCCTACCTGGTCCTGGAGGAGAACGGCGAGCTTATCGGGTACAGCTGTGTCTCTGCGTGGAAACCCCGCGCTGCCTTCTTACGCAGCGGTGAGGTAAGCATCTATCTGCATCAGGAGCACACCGGCAAGGGACATGGACGACGACTGCTGGGAGCACTCCTGGATCGGGCGCCGGACTACGGGCTGCACAGCCTGATCTCCGGTATCGCTCTGCCAAACCCGGGCAGCGAGGCCCTGCATCTGTCCCTGGGTTTTACGCATACCGGCCTGATGCGCGAGATGGGGTTCAAGTTTGATCGCTACATCGATATAGCCTACTACCAGTACATTGTTCCGGATTGA
- a CDS encoding AzlC family ABC transporter permease, which yields MMPATTDNRLPDFFDGLLHSLPIAAGYFPVAVAFGLSASGTGLTLPETAGMSLAVFAGAAQFLTLGMLAAGAAPLQIVLSGILLNLRHVLFSASIAERTPGWSLSQHLTAAFGLTDEVFALAATWQDLSPGRLMGLELGAYSSWVAGSILGGFAGGIVPHDLQIAMGTGLYGLFAGLLAIHLRRSWRYLIPSGAAAGAHVVLQQLSPLDPGWNFTLAILAGACVGIGLPEQAASGPEKAAHQPEPAGSQPEQTGERPEPAAPGEQPEHAAFKQSREDTHAAD from the coding sequence ATGATGCCAGCTACCACCGACAACAGGTTGCCGGATTTTTTTGACGGCCTGCTGCACTCACTGCCTATCGCCGCTGGATACTTCCCGGTTGCGGTGGCATTCGGATTAAGTGCCAGCGGAACCGGCCTTACCCTGCCGGAAACAGCCGGGATGTCGCTGGCCGTATTCGCCGGAGCGGCCCAGTTTCTTACCTTGGGGATGCTGGCAGCCGGTGCCGCGCCGCTGCAGATCGTACTGTCCGGGATCCTGCTGAACCTGCGACATGTCCTGTTCAGTGCCAGTATCGCCGAGCGCACGCCGGGATGGTCGCTTTCACAGCACCTGACCGCGGCGTTCGGCCTGACCGACGAGGTGTTCGCACTGGCAGCGACATGGCAAGACCTGAGTCCCGGGCGGTTGATGGGCCTTGAGCTGGGAGCCTACAGCTCCTGGGTTGCCGGCAGCATATTGGGCGGTTTTGCCGGGGGCATCGTCCCGCATGACCTGCAGATTGCCATGGGCACCGGCCTGTACGGACTGTTTGCCGGTCTGCTGGCGATCCATCTCCGGCGGTCATGGCGCTACCTGATCCCGTCGGGGGCTGCTGCCGGGGCACACGTGGTACTGCAGCAGCTTTCACCGCTGGACCCCGGGTGGAACTTTACCCTGGCAATCCTGGCTGGGGCATGCGTCGGCATCGGCCTGCCGGAACAGGCTGCATCGGGGCCTGAAAAAGCAGCGCACCAGCCGGAACCGGCAGGGTCACAACCAGAACAGACAGGGGAGCGGCCGGAACCGGCAGCCCCTGGAGAGCAGCCCGAGCACGCAGCATTCAAACAGTCGCGGGAGGATACCCATGCAGCCGACTGA
- a CDS encoding AzlD domain-containing protein, with the protein MQPTETFLIIIGIAAGTYAVRALPFVYRFVDRLPIWGRRLLAAIPPAALGALLIPGAAAAVPGRPLIGIAAAAAALLTGLRSRHIIVPVGIAILLAYLLIQY; encoded by the coding sequence ATGCAGCCGACTGAGACCTTCCTGATCATCATCGGGATTGCCGCCGGCACCTATGCCGTGCGGGCGTTACCATTTGTATACCGTTTTGTCGATCGGCTGCCGATCTGGGGGCGTCGGCTGCTGGCTGCTATCCCGCCAGCGGCCCTGGGGGCACTGCTGATTCCCGGGGCAGCTGCGGCGGTGCCCGGCCGCCCCCTGATCGGGATAGCGGCAGCGGCGGCAGCCCTGCTGACCGGACTCCGCTCACGTCACATCATCGTGCCGGTCGGGATTGCTATTCTGCTGGCCTATCTGCTGATCCAGTACTGA
- a CDS encoding methyl-accepting chemotaxis protein — protein MKSITETLLPAAQLSDLPLEYQKRIPYLVRTNIALMAYFGLSGAARFVTDTRANQAFFMTLLVITGSLLPLSLLLLRRRRYVAGAYITGICVLLNVNLIGFLLPVLHEQEVYRSLSFLLAFLVVNSLVALTARQVMLVGVAGSLGSFAAYIALRQIPAAANGLGDIPTLSVLGIILLAVVGYMTVLQKRFSRNLVGVAEAQRDTARNQLQQLQRVVAESRSDMAIGDRLQEASDAGRAQGTFVALSVQQLEQQTDELTRAVDEVDRLTASLTGNSRTVREAMELQGANVEETSASIIQINATVQNLSSTSTEKQALVDDISRRIGQQEQQLADAVSAMERVQASSADMVQIINSILDISEQTGILAMNASIEAAHAGAEGRGFGVIAGEIRKLALESRANADRITRAIQENNSVVKSTTEQFHRFSRGMSDVGQQFRDVLQVLQHIGAGLTEISTGTQQIQEATQQLVASSHQTDAAIESTLADVSHQDEIATALRGYADTVAEQVRGLDQASKEIELQLAAIHRIGRENAARMGEMTVELDRISTGSADRPAE, from the coding sequence ATGAAGTCGATCACCGAGACATTACTGCCGGCCGCACAGCTGTCGGATCTTCCGCTTGAGTACCAGAAACGGATTCCGTACCTGGTTCGTACCAATATCGCGCTCATGGCTTATTTCGGGTTAAGCGGGGCAGCCCGCTTTGTAACCGATACCCGGGCGAATCAGGCCTTTTTTATGACACTGCTGGTGATCACCGGGTCGCTCCTGCCGCTTTCCCTGCTGCTGCTGCGCCGCCGGCGCTATGTGGCCGGGGCCTATATTACCGGGATCTGTGTACTGCTGAACGTGAACCTGATCGGGTTTCTGCTGCCGGTGCTGCATGAGCAGGAGGTGTATCGGAGCCTGAGCTTTCTGCTGGCCTTTCTGGTGGTAAACAGCCTGGTAGCCCTTACGGCACGGCAGGTCATGCTGGTCGGTGTCGCCGGGTCACTCGGTTCGTTTGCGGCATATATTGCCTTGCGGCAGATTCCGGCAGCTGCAAACGGCCTCGGTGATATCCCGACCCTGTCGGTTCTGGGGATCATTCTGCTGGCGGTGGTCGGATACATGACGGTGCTGCAGAAGCGATTCTCCCGCAATCTCGTCGGCGTGGCCGAGGCCCAGCGGGATACTGCCCGCAATCAGCTGCAGCAGCTGCAGCGGGTGGTAGCCGAGAGCCGCAGTGACATGGCAATCGGTGACCGGTTGCAGGAGGCATCCGATGCCGGTCGAGCCCAGGGCACCTTCGTGGCGTTGTCGGTACAACAGCTGGAGCAGCAGACCGATGAGCTTACCAGAGCAGTGGACGAGGTTGACCGGTTGACCGCCAGCCTGACTGGTAACTCCCGTACTGTCCGCGAAGCGATGGAGCTTCAGGGGGCCAATGTAGAGGAAACCTCGGCATCGATTATCCAGATCAATGCTACCGTACAGAATCTGTCCAGTACCAGCACCGAGAAGCAGGCGCTGGTAGATGATATTTCTCGACGGATCGGGCAGCAAGAGCAGCAGCTTGCCGATGCTGTTTCAGCGATGGAGCGGGTCCAGGCCTCATCGGCAGATATGGTGCAGATTATCAACTCGATACTCGATATATCGGAGCAGACCGGTATTCTGGCCATGAATGCCTCGATCGAGGCGGCCCATGCCGGTGCAGAGGGCCGAGGTTTCGGGGTGATTGCCGGCGAGATACGCAAGCTGGCACTGGAGTCCCGAGCCAACGCAGACCGGATTACCCGGGCTATCCAGGAAAACAACAGCGTGGTCAAGTCCACCACCGAGCAGTTTCACCGTTTCTCGCGCGGAATGAGCGATGTCGGCCAGCAGTTCCGGGATGTGCTGCAGGTGCTGCAGCACATCGGGGCAGGCCTGACCGAGATATCGACCGGGACCCAGCAGATTCAGGAGGCAACCCAGCAACTGGTTGCCAGCAGTCATCAAACCGATGCGGCTATCGAGTCCACCCTGGCAGATGTGTCGCATCAGGACGAGATCGCGACAGCCTTGCGGGGATATGCCGACACGGTAGCCGAGCAGGTGCGTGGTCTTGATCAGGCCAGCAAGGAGATTGAACTGCAGCTGGCCGCCATCCATCGCATCGGGCGCGAAAATGCAGCCCGCATGGGCGAGATGACGGTGGAGCTTGATCGGATCAGTACTGGATCAGCAGATAGGCCAGCAGAATAG